The Motacilla alba alba isolate MOTALB_02 chromosome 3, Motacilla_alba_V1.0_pri, whole genome shotgun sequence DNA window AGCCATGGATAcagtgctgctggatgctgaCAAACGCAGCTCAAGCCACTGTCATCCTCTACACAGCAAAAACAAACTTCTGCAGCACACAAGTAAACTGTCAGCTTTCATAAATATACACAGTAGTGCCTCCAGGATTTCCATTCAGCGGTAGCTGCTACCACAGCAACAGGACACTTCCCTCTAGATTTCCCAATTTTTAAAGGGATGTAGAAGTTCTGACCAGAATTTTCAGTGAATTGTAAAGATTTtggttgtaattttttttttcactctttcagTTTTATCTTCTTAAAGGCATGGCAAGAATCTCATTATTTGGACCTATTCTCTCAAGTAGATCTATataacaaagaagaaaaaaaaaacctgaatgcATTCTCCTTGTTTTAAAACTCAAAGGGAAGCAAGACAAAACTGTCTAACTGGAGACACTacaaaattcctcaaaaaaaaggttaaatatCATATGAGTGTGCTGAACAAGAAGGGCCAGTAGGATGTTACAATAAACATATTGCAATCTTTGGAAGTCTCTCTTGGTGCTGTTTTTGACTAATTTATCCTTCCCAGGATTGTTTCTGATACCCTTCCTGCACAAAACCTCTCTCCTCTCATTGAGATCCTTGAGAGAATCACTAAATTAAGCCAGGACTGCCTGTAGCTGCCATGTAGCCATTGGGATTAAGGAGGTTTTAGAGAAAAGTGAACAAGGGGAAGAGATTATCCTACCTTTCCCTCTGTCACTTACACTGCAAAGCAGGGGCTTCTTCAACCTCGacaggattatttttcttctgtatttctaacctaaatttcccctcttttacTTTGACCCCATTACTCCTGGTGCTCTCACTGCAGTTCCTAATGAGCTGAAAATGCTCAACCCCACACTTGCTTTTGCAGGCCTCCTTCACTAGAGATGGGATAGTCCTGTTAATGTGGGAGAAACTCCTTGATCCACAGAAAGAAGGGAGGATTAGTGATCCAGGCCTAATACTTTGACTTCTTATTGCCTACACTGCACATCTAAAATTAAGGAAACAATCCTGGATTTTAGGATATTCAGAATATTTATGCCATGTAGGACATATATAAAATGAGAGCTGCCAATACAAAACAGCAATCAAAGCTTACTGCCTGATGTGtacaaatagaaataatttctcttttaaaactcTCTCTAACCAGTTTTAGAAGGGAAAGCAAGTGCctactttaaaaagtaatagaAGTACACAATATGAAGCAGCAAGGTGGTAACCAGCACAAGAAATTGTGACAGCTTCAAATAAAATGCATTCTGTCTGTGGTGTCTCAGCCTTGCCTAAATGAAACATCAAACCCTAAACTTGCCAGCAGATCCCAAACCAAATATTGGTCACGACAGGTGACAGCTGTACATAGAGAGGGGCAAACAAAACAGGCAGAACCAtgccctgtgtgtgtgtacgTAGgcaacatttatttattaagcaTGTCTCATGTTTCTCCAGCTTAGAAACATTTGAAGGTTTTGCTGGCAGTTCTCTAGGAAACAAGGGTGGTATTTATCAAAATTTAAACAGCACAGCTATTTTGCCCAATCAGGTTATCAGTACAGAGATCCTCAACTTTGTTTTAATGAGAGCTGTGAAACTTCTTGCTTAATTCTACCAGCAACTCAACCCATCCCTGCAAAGAGTTAGCCCTGGCGGGTTCAGGCAAACAAGAATTACAGCCAGCTTTCCATACCTGCACATTTGACATTTGAGCTCTTGGGTTCCCTCAAGTACAGTGACTGCAGATCATTTGTGACAAATCCACATCCAGTTTCCATCAGCTAAACACCTGTGCAGGGTCAGTTCTCCCCACACCAAATGATGTCAGAGAAAAAGAACGTGGTTTGAACTGACAGTCCCAGTGTTGCCACATGGAAACCCTCACTGGTAACCAAACCATTTCCAAGGGTGGCAGCCCAGGGTGCAAAGAGCAATAACACTCACAGCTGTCCTAGGCTGAAAAGGCTGCAAACCTTCCAAAATGGAAGGTTCCTTCCATTCCAAACCTTCCAAATGGTATCCTGCAGGATGGGGGGCCAAAACCAGTGCAGATGAGGGGAAGGCACAAATCAGTAAATGAAGGAGGGTGCAGGGGACAACACCACAGCCCCATGGCTTTACAACCATCAGCCATCCTAACCTAAGCACTTCTATGCTGACAGCACCAGCAGGAATGGCATGAAAACATTATTAACTCTGTTTTCAGTACTATTTCATAATCCAAATCAATCTGCTATCATTTCCTGTGAGTTTGGGAATGACCCACAAATGGAGATTTCTGGGCACTAAAGAGAATGCAAGCAAAGGCCAAAAGTTTCATGTCCTGTACACTGCTGGCTTTCTTGTCACAAGAAATCATGTCAGTTTGATCAATGAAGACTGCTAGTAGCTCAAGAAGGCAACTGAAACATCTCACCGTGACATCTTTGTACTACACTTACAGCTAAACTAGTAACAGTGCTCCAGAGAAACCCCAGAAACCCTTGAGCACTCACCTGTATATATTCCATGTGGCCACTGGCAGGTTAAGGAGAAAGATGAACCAGTGCAATGAAATAAGCATTAATACCGTGACAACAGCATGGCCAATCACCTCAGGCACCACCCACtgcaaaaaaggggaaagagggaagaattACACGCACAAATGTAaattcctttaagaaaaaagacATCTATTTGGGATTACAGTCTGATTACAACCacataaaatctgaaaaactgTCAGCAGAGGCATGTGGTTCCATGGCAGTGTGGACAAATGAATACCTCCAGGCAGATTCCACACGAGTAAGTAGAAATCAAGCCCTGAGATTTTGTAACAGAGGTGCTTTCTCCAAGCACCACAAACAtttctggagagcagcacagtcTGAACACAAGTATACTACACAAGCTCTCAAGAAAGAGagctgagaaagcagaaagagctCATTTGAAATCgctgcagagaggagagggTTTAGGGATTCAGATAATTAAAAGCTGCACAAACAGCCCCAGGCTTGGAACAGATAAGAAAGGTGATCAATATAAAAACTGGCATCATTAAACTGGGTCAGCCCCTGGCAATTACACATTCTTGGACTGGCAGGGTCCTGTGCCATTCTCTCTCACATTGAGGAACAAATACCTTTAAATCAAAGGGAACACACACGTGGGTCAGCCACATTGATTTAGTGCTAACAGTTTTAAGCAGATTCATTTAAAATAGTAGTTTGGTAATGGAATTTACTGAAAGATGGacatccaaaacaaaaaccaaaaccaaaaaccccaaaacccaagcAGGCTGAAATAAGAGATAGTTGCAAAACACTGCCAGTGAAGGCTCCTCAGATCCCCATCACACCCCAGTTATTTGCAATGCTCGGGTGAAGGATGTGGTTTTCTCCAACCACAGCAAATGCAAAGAAGAACAATTTACTTTATTGAGCTTGGAGCAGCACGATCTAGCATTGATGTAGTCACATTCCAGATCTGATAGCGTGATTATCTGAAGCTCAGGATAAGGAAACACATTATGGTAATTCAGAATACACAAAGCTTTACTTTTAGCCAATAAACTGGGGACAACCCTCTGCTCTCAGCATTCACTGCCTTGCTCTGCTAAAGGCACATTTCAATTAGTCACAACTCATTCCTATTTTAGATAGAAGATTTTTTATCATCAGGCCAAGTGATTTTATTATATATTCCCAAGGGCAACTGTTGCACAAGTGCTAAAGTTCAGTTCAGCCCTTAAAACAGACCAGGGAGGCAAACTTTTAGTATCAAAATTGTTACTACAATTGTACAATGTATAACCAAACAGTACTTTTAGTATCAAAACTGTTACTACAATTGTACAATGTATAACCAAACAGTACTTTTAGTATCAAAATTGTTACTACAACCCTTGAAACCAAACCTTAACGGGCAGGAGAAGCTAAAGCACTTTAAAACTCTCCTCACACAATTGCGCAGTTTTAAGCAGtgaatctatttttttttttccaaaatttacAACAGCATTGAATTAGTTAATGCTTTGCTAGGAAATAACAGAGTAACATTCATTACTGAATGAACTTTCGGACTGAAATACGAatatttcagacagaaaagtcCTCTGAAAAAAGACTTAGGATGCGCGTGTGCACCTCACCATGCTGTCTCATAAAGAGCTCATGGttcttttctccaaggaaacGAACACTAAGAGATCTTTTTCCCATTCCTAAAAAATGGGCAAAGTCTGTTCATTTGTCAACAAACACCTCATCCTTCTAAGAcgattttttaaaaaaaaaatggtttagcTAGAAGAACTTGGCAATCCCTAAAAAATCCCATCAGGATTGAAAGAAcgtgaaaggaaaaaaagggaaaaagaaagccGGTTCTCTTTTATTGAGAAAAGTAAGGAAAAGAAGGCAAATCTGTGCAAGACTGCGGGCCAGCCCTAACAAAAGAACGCGGACTCGCTGCTTGCCGAGCCCctcacacacagccagcacGGTGTCCCCACACCCAAACCCCGCCGGCCGCGCTCTCCAGGCCCGCGCAGCTCCCGAGCACCGCCCGCTCCCTCAGCCGCGTCCCCTCAGCCCGTGTCCCCTCAGCCCGTGTCCCCTCAGCCCGtgtcccctcagcccagcccgtGCTGCGAgcccgcgccggccccgccccgcagcccccgggccCCGCGGCCATCGCCCAGCGCAGCCCCCCCTCAGCCCACCGCCGCCTCAGCGGGCCCGGCCCGGtgccccctccctgcccgcCGCGCCGCAGGAGCAGGATACGAAGTAGACGGAGAGGAAGATGAGGGCGCAGCAGTCGATCAGCGAGAAGATGAAGACCACCGACTCcatcccgccgccgccgccgcgcccgccgcgctcGGGCCCTCCCGGCAGCCGTAGGCACCGCCCGTCCTGGGCGGGCCCGCGCAGCGAGGCACGCTGGGAAATGGAGTCCTCTCTCG harbors:
- the CNIH4 gene encoding protein cornichon homolog 4, coding for MESVVFIFSLIDCCALIFLSVYFIITLSDLECDYINARSCCSKLNKWVVPEVIGHAVVTVLMLISLHWFIFLLNLPVATWNIYRYIMVPSGNMGVFDPTEIHNRGQLKSHMKEAMIKLGFHLLCFFMYLYSMILALIND